One Nitrospina watsonii DNA segment encodes these proteins:
- a CDS encoding bifunctional riboflavin kinase/FAD synthetase produces MKIVRGTKHFSGPLPHPVVALGNFDGVHLGHQLIFRQVAEIAHAKQGTAMVFTFEPHPLKILAPEKAPPLLTTFRQKMELIEQCGIDEVVCADFNQQFADQRPRDFAKDILVDLIGVKEIVVGFDYAFGRGREGTLSYLKKMGEEFGFDVHVVDEIKINGHRVSSSYVRELIEDGRVEEARQFLGRYYSIHGPVVHGYKTGQRIGFPTANLDTSKVQTPGTGVYAVRVIHNQKEYNGAANIGFNPTFHRDRLSAEVHIFDFHQEIYGIDLEVQFIARIRGEKEFASAEELVAQINEDIETVKSILARHTF; encoded by the coding sequence ATGAAAATCGTCCGTGGTACCAAGCATTTTTCGGGCCCGCTACCGCATCCGGTGGTGGCGTTGGGCAATTTCGACGGCGTTCACCTGGGCCACCAGCTCATTTTCCGCCAGGTGGCGGAAATCGCTCACGCCAAACAGGGCACGGCGATGGTGTTCACCTTCGAGCCGCATCCGTTGAAAATCCTGGCGCCGGAAAAAGCGCCGCCCTTGCTGACCACCTTCCGCCAGAAAATGGAGTTGATCGAGCAGTGCGGCATCGACGAGGTGGTGTGCGCCGATTTCAACCAGCAGTTTGCCGATCAGCGTCCGCGCGATTTTGCCAAGGACATTCTGGTGGACCTCATCGGCGTCAAGGAAATCGTGGTCGGGTTCGACTACGCCTTCGGCCGTGGCCGCGAAGGCACGCTGTCCTACCTGAAAAAAATGGGGGAAGAGTTTGGTTTTGACGTGCACGTGGTGGATGAGATCAAAATCAACGGTCACCGCGTCAGCAGTTCGTATGTGCGGGAGTTGATCGAAGACGGGCGGGTGGAAGAAGCGCGGCAGTTTCTGGGCCGCTATTATTCCATCCACGGTCCGGTGGTGCACGGCTACAAGACCGGACAGCGCATCGGTTTTCCCACCGCCAATCTGGACACCAGCAAGGTACAGACTCCCGGCACCGGCGTGTATGCGGTGCGCGTCATCCATAATCAGAAAGAGTACAACGGCGCCGCCAACATCGGCTTCAACCCGACCTTTCACCGCGACCGCCTCAGCGCGGAAGTGCACATTTTCGATTTTCATCAGGAGATCTACGGCATCGACCTGGAAGTGCAGTTCATCGCCCGCATTCGCGGCGAAAAGGAATTCGCCTCCGCCGAGGAACTGGTGGCGCAGATCAACGAGGATATCGAAACCGTCAAATCCATTTTAGCCAGGCATACGTTTTGA
- a CDS encoding SulP family inorganic anion transporter: MKPQELASAIAGHKEPLQEKVKAMFKGKFSNLRGDLFGGVTAGVVTLPLALAFGVQSGLGATAGLYCAIALGLLSALFGGTQTLISTPTGPMTVVSALIIAQVIDKTGSLEAGLGLIIAIFVLAGLIQVLLGVFRIGSFIQYMPYPVISGFMTGIGVILIVVELFPFMGLESPKNVLTVLSQFPAAVPNANLAAVALAAGTMAIIYLFPHVSKAVPSTLVALLVGTLAAAFLGLPVPIIGEIPQGLPSLKLEELAGIQASHLTLILIPALTLAGLGAIDTLLTSVIADTKTRTQHDSNRELIGQGCGNMLSGALGGIVGAGTTMSTLVNINTGGRTSLSGIVSSSFLVLVLLGLGAYAQYIPIPVLAGILMTVGLDIIDYKGLKHLAAMPRSASFVLVTVFLLTVFVDLIEAVAVGMGISCVVFMKTMSDLGRKQTSLAPLNDLNLDFNGNGDNGHFHSLAEVSEQIYVKTVTGPIFFGFARTLTQNIRGLKNARCVILEMDRVPYIDQTGLYAMEEMVHELSEQGIQVLMAGAQRQPLEMFHKMKMVPDVISQDNLFNSTYDCITALGQRWTPVLDRTR, from the coding sequence ATGAAGCCCCAGGAACTGGCGTCGGCAATAGCGGGCCACAAAGAACCCTTGCAGGAAAAAGTGAAAGCCATGTTCAAAGGCAAATTCAGCAACCTGCGCGGCGATCTGTTTGGTGGTGTCACGGCGGGCGTGGTGACCTTGCCCTTGGCGCTGGCTTTCGGCGTGCAGTCCGGCCTAGGTGCGACCGCAGGCCTGTACTGCGCCATTGCGCTGGGCTTGCTTTCCGCGCTGTTCGGCGGCACGCAAACCCTGATCAGCACGCCGACGGGTCCCATGACCGTCGTCAGCGCCTTGATCATCGCTCAGGTGATCGATAAGACCGGCAGCCTGGAAGCGGGGCTGGGGTTGATCATAGCGATTTTTGTGCTGGCCGGGTTGATTCAGGTGCTGCTCGGCGTGTTCCGCATCGGCAGTTTCATCCAGTATATGCCGTATCCGGTGATATCCGGATTCATGACCGGCATCGGCGTGATCCTGATCGTCGTCGAGCTGTTCCCGTTCATGGGCCTGGAGTCCCCGAAGAACGTGCTGACGGTGTTGAGCCAGTTCCCGGCGGCGGTGCCCAATGCAAACCTGGCAGCGGTGGCATTGGCCGCGGGGACCATGGCCATCATTTACCTGTTCCCGCATGTGAGCAAGGCGGTGCCGAGCACCCTGGTGGCGCTTTTGGTGGGGACGCTGGCCGCCGCATTCCTGGGCCTGCCGGTACCGATCATCGGTGAGATCCCGCAGGGCTTGCCTTCCCTCAAGCTGGAGGAGTTGGCGGGCATTCAGGCGTCGCACCTGACCCTGATTTTGATACCGGCGTTGACGCTGGCCGGGCTGGGCGCCATCGATACGTTGTTGACCTCGGTCATTGCCGACACCAAAACCCGCACCCAGCACGACAGCAACCGCGAGTTGATCGGGCAGGGTTGCGGCAACATGCTGTCCGGTGCGCTGGGCGGCATCGTCGGCGCAGGCACCACCATGTCCACCCTGGTGAACATCAACACCGGCGGCCGCACCAGCCTGTCCGGCATCGTCTCCAGCAGTTTCCTGGTGCTGGTGCTGCTGGGACTGGGCGCCTACGCTCAGTACATCCCGATTCCGGTGCTTGCCGGCATCCTGATGACGGTCGGGCTGGACATCATCGACTACAAGGGCCTCAAGCATTTGGCCGCCATGCCGCGCTCGGCTTCCTTCGTACTCGTGACCGTCTTCCTGCTCACGGTGTTTGTGGACTTGATCGAGGCGGTAGCGGTGGGCATGGGCATCTCCTGTGTGGTGTTCATGAAAACCATGAGCGACCTCGGCCGCAAGCAGACGTCCCTGGCACCGCTGAATGACCTGAATCTGGACTTCAATGGGAATGGCGACAACGGTCATTTCCATTCCCTGGCGGAAGTATCCGAGCAGATCTACGTGAAAACGGTGACGGGTCCCATCTTCTTCGGCTTTGCACGGACGCTAACGCAGAACATTCGCGGCCTCAAAAACGCGCGCTGCGTGATTCTGGAAATGGACCGCGTGCCCTATATCGACCAGACCGGTTTGTATGCGATGGAAGAAATGGTACACGAACTGAGTGAGCAGGGAATTCAGGTGCTCATGGCGGGAGCGCAGCGTCAGCCGCTGGAGATGTTCCACAAAATGAAGATGGTGCCTGATGTCATTTCGCAGGACAACCTGTTCAACAGTACTTACGATTGCATCACTGCACTCGGACAAAGATGGACCCCCGTGTTGGATCGGACCCGGTGA
- a CDS encoding Fic family protein — protein sequence MATQGKTANARAGKYISQLEGYKAFIPEPLPPRPNIKMDRELSLLLSETDQALARLDGMTTLLPDPDFFVSMYIRQEAILSSQIEGTQSTLDDLLKYELEGQKRGTPFDVYEVFNHVRAMNYGLERLKALPLSLRLIREIHKTLMEGVRGGDKTPGDFRHTQNWIGPKGCSIRDATFVPPPINDMNSALDNLETFLHDNATYPVLIHCGLAHAQFETIHPFLDGNGRVGRLLITFLLCERGILAMPLLYLSHYLKRNKQEYYDRLMEIRNKGDWEGWLKFFLSGVKDVSIQAKETSKKILDLQRDCRQLVHQKIGNSTLAFKLIDYLFEQPFLNSKKTQESLECSSAASINLLNKFVDLGLLDELTGAKRYRFYRFSKYVDLFRA from the coding sequence ATGGCAACCCAAGGAAAGACCGCAAACGCTCGTGCAGGTAAGTACATAAGCCAACTGGAAGGATATAAAGCTTTTATACCCGAGCCTTTACCTCCAAGGCCCAATATCAAAATGGACCGCGAGCTAAGTCTCTTGCTGTCAGAAACAGATCAGGCTTTAGCACGACTGGATGGCATGACTACCCTCTTGCCCGATCCAGATTTTTTTGTGTCTATGTATATCCGTCAGGAAGCCATCTTGAGTTCCCAAATTGAAGGAACTCAAAGTACTTTGGACGATTTGCTGAAATATGAATTGGAGGGTCAAAAAAGAGGGACACCTTTTGACGTCTACGAAGTGTTCAATCATGTCCGGGCAATGAATTACGGCTTGGAGAGGTTGAAAGCCTTACCTCTTTCCTTGAGACTCATCCGGGAAATTCATAAGACCTTGATGGAAGGAGTCCGGGGTGGAGACAAAACGCCGGGTGATTTTCGCCATACTCAAAATTGGATTGGTCCCAAGGGCTGTTCCATTCGGGACGCCACATTCGTTCCTCCTCCTATAAATGACATGAATAGCGCGTTGGATAACCTTGAAACATTTCTCCACGATAACGCAACCTATCCGGTTTTAATTCATTGCGGGCTGGCCCATGCCCAATTTGAAACCATTCACCCATTCCTCGATGGCAATGGCCGGGTAGGCCGCCTATTGATCACTTTTCTATTATGTGAGCGCGGCATCTTGGCAATGCCATTGCTATACTTGAGTCACTACCTGAAGCGAAACAAGCAAGAGTATTACGACAGACTTATGGAAATAAGAAATAAGGGCGATTGGGAAGGATGGTTGAAGTTTTTTTTAAGCGGGGTAAAAGATGTAAGCATTCAAGCCAAGGAAACTTCCAAAAAAATCTTGGACCTTCAACGCGATTGCCGACAATTGGTCCATCAAAAAATCGGGAACAGTACCTTAGCCTTTAAACTGATTGATTACCTGTTTGAACAACCCTTTCTAAACAGTAAAAAAACGCAGGAAAGCTTGGAGTGCTCATCTGCCGCAAGCATTAATCTGCTTAATAAATTTGTGGACCTGGGTTTGCTTGACGAGCTAACGGGCGCAAAAAGATACAGATTTTACAGATTTTCAAAGTATGTGGATTTATTTAGGGCATAA
- a CDS encoding cyclic nucleotide-binding domain-containing protein → MDQATLQHWVEANNFFQFMNSEERSHLYSFKSHWKFVKPGDYVVRVGDADYGFFVIIKGTFSVIKPDDIFLSHLNPGDLFGEISLKSPRKRYSNVVADEEGIVFKVDAMLLDKISSNLHLKIKNQVIEVLIRRLDDMNQRLVKLTRMR, encoded by the coding sequence ATGGATCAGGCAACGTTGCAGCATTGGGTGGAAGCCAATAATTTTTTCCAGTTCATGAACTCGGAAGAACGATCGCACCTGTATTCATTCAAAAGTCATTGGAAATTTGTCAAGCCCGGCGACTACGTGGTGCGGGTGGGCGACGCGGATTACGGATTTTTCGTGATCATCAAGGGCACCTTCAGCGTCATCAAGCCCGATGATATTTTTCTTTCGCACCTGAACCCCGGCGATCTGTTCGGTGAAATCAGTTTGAAGTCGCCGCGCAAGCGCTACAGCAATGTGGTCGCCGACGAAGAAGGCATCGTGTTCAAGGTCGATGCCATGTTGCTGGACAAGATCAGTTCGAACCTGCATTTGAAAATCAAAAACCAGGTGATCGAAGTGTTGATCCGCCGCCTCGACGACATGAACCAGAGACTGGTCAAACTCACCCGCATGCGGTGA
- a CDS encoding Sec-independent protein translocase subunit TatA/TatB produces MFDIGFFEIMVIMGIGMFIIGPANLPRLAKAIGKGWGEFQRTFNELKQEVLDETESVKKTANMDQLEQEISAATKVDVDVNLDTDIRPNDNP; encoded by the coding sequence ATGTTCGATATCGGTTTTTTTGAAATCATGGTCATCATGGGCATCGGCATGTTCATCATCGGCCCGGCCAATCTGCCCCGTCTCGCCAAAGCCATCGGCAAAGGCTGGGGTGAATTCCAACGCACCTTCAACGAACTCAAACAGGAAGTGCTGGACGAAACCGAGAGCGTGAAGAAGACCGCCAACATGGATCAGCTCGAGCAGGAAATCTCCGCCGCCACCAAGGTGGACGTGGACGTCAACCTGGATACGGACATCCGCCCGAACGACAACCCCTGA
- a CDS encoding DUF2231 domain-containing protein, with protein sequence MNFAFIHPLIVHFPIALLTSGSLLELYGRLQKEPVAQAAGRFNVQFGFWAMLLAAAVGLLGLLDIEVKQTFRSFLGFHILYAFTTITVYTLAMICYRFRHKTWADRLYLLLLCVGMGTTLATGYFGGELVHRFGLPAGQPLTE encoded by the coding sequence ATGAATTTCGCCTTCATCCATCCGTTGATCGTGCATTTTCCGATCGCGCTGCTGACCAGTGGCAGTCTGCTGGAGTTGTACGGACGGCTGCAGAAAGAGCCGGTGGCGCAAGCCGCCGGGCGCTTCAACGTGCAGTTCGGGTTCTGGGCCATGCTGCTGGCGGCGGCGGTGGGCCTGCTGGGCCTTCTGGATATTGAAGTGAAGCAAACGTTCCGTTCATTTCTGGGATTTCACATTCTCTATGCGTTCACCACCATCACCGTGTACACGCTGGCCATGATCTGTTACCGCTTCCGCCACAAAACGTGGGCGGATCGGTTGTACCTGCTGCTGCTGTGCGTGGGAATGGGCACGACGCTGGCGACGGGGTATTTCGGCGGCGAACTGGTGCACCGCTTCGGATTGCCCGCCGGTCAGCCTTTGACCGAGTGA
- a CDS encoding RluA family pseudouridine synthase: MSRYHTPPPKEQIYACHLPGKYIGYAIEAYFAERFPYFSRDAWQRRIEDGSITVNGEIVPVGTRLQQHDHIVTNMGVRTEPPADCRLDIVYEDEHLRVFNKGAPLPVHPSGRYFQNSMTELLRQRYPDEVPRPVQRLDATTTGLVVFAKTREAAYHLSQEFTHNRVCKEYLALVDGVPEEPAFTVDAPVGKVRGSARGVGPGTLNPKPAVTHFECLAICGGRSLIQAVPHTGRTNQIRVHLASLGLPLWNDPVYGEAVNGSHEYGLHAYRLGFAGLAGTMDLTAPWPDHFQPFIDRSALAGERFHI, from the coding sequence ATGAGCCGGTACCACACACCACCTCCAAAAGAACAGATCTACGCCTGCCACCTGCCGGGGAAATACATCGGTTATGCCATCGAAGCGTATTTCGCCGAGCGCTTTCCCTATTTCAGCCGCGACGCATGGCAGCGCCGCATCGAGGACGGATCCATCACCGTCAACGGCGAGATCGTGCCCGTGGGCACGCGGTTGCAGCAACACGACCACATCGTCACCAACATGGGCGTGCGCACGGAACCGCCCGCCGATTGCCGCCTCGATATTGTGTATGAAGACGAGCACCTGCGCGTGTTCAACAAGGGCGCGCCGTTGCCGGTGCACCCGAGCGGACGCTACTTTCAGAACAGCATGACGGAACTGTTGCGCCAGCGGTATCCGGATGAGGTGCCGCGCCCGGTGCAGCGGCTGGACGCGACCACCACGGGGCTGGTGGTGTTCGCCAAAACACGCGAGGCGGCGTATCACCTGTCGCAGGAGTTCACGCACAACCGCGTTTGCAAGGAATACCTGGCGCTGGTGGACGGCGTGCCGGAGGAGCCCGCCTTCACTGTGGATGCCCCGGTGGGCAAGGTGCGGGGCTCGGCGCGCGGCGTCGGACCCGGCACCCTCAACCCGAAGCCGGCGGTCACGCATTTCGAATGCCTGGCCATCTGCGGCGGGCGGTCGTTGATCCAAGCGGTGCCGCACACCGGCCGCACCAACCAGATCCGCGTGCACCTGGCGAGCCTCGGCCTGCCGCTGTGGAACGATCCGGTGTATGGGGAGGCAGTGAACGGTTCGCACGAGTATGGCCTGCACGCCTACCGGCTGGGCTTTGCCGGGCTGGCCGGGACGATGGACCTCACGGCTCCGTGGCCGGATCACTTTCAACCGTTCATCGACCGCAGTGCGCTGGCGGGGGAAAGGTTTCATATTTAG
- a CDS encoding tRNA dihydrouridine synthase, producing the protein MNAPIQKPMTMADTDTAYPLIQRMRNPFWMAPMSGITDLCYRQLLDEMDAGVLISELVSAKGLVFSSDRTFKMIRVHENPGTLVGIQLFGEDADDYVRVAPSVQQQGADFIDINLGCPVKKVVKKGCGAALMRDPEKLHAFLKHIRSNIDLPLTVKMRTGWSHDELTIHECVDAAKHAGCQWVAIHGRTRVQGYGGLADWELIADVKRKTDIPIIGNGDIRSADRARTLLEESGVDAVMIGRGALRDPWIFKECLGTLGETLSPTPLELLERFHQLLHPVYDTRRTVLYLRKLAVWMAYGYPGAAAFRGMMFQLPAVKEVLKEGAVFFRGVAGLPRPRFDEAEAFMMGGHG; encoded by the coding sequence ATGAACGCACCGATACAAAAACCGATGACGATGGCCGATACGGATACCGCGTATCCGCTGATCCAGCGCATGCGCAATCCGTTCTGGATGGCGCCGATGTCCGGCATCACCGATCTCTGCTACCGCCAGCTTCTGGACGAAATGGACGCGGGGGTGCTGATCTCCGAGCTGGTGTCGGCCAAGGGGCTGGTCTTTAGCTCGGACCGCACGTTCAAGATGATCCGCGTGCACGAGAACCCCGGCACGCTGGTCGGCATTCAACTGTTTGGCGAGGACGCTGACGACTATGTCCGCGTCGCGCCGAGCGTGCAGCAACAGGGTGCGGACTTCATCGACATCAACCTCGGGTGTCCGGTGAAGAAGGTGGTGAAGAAGGGCTGCGGCGCGGCGCTCATGCGCGACCCCGAAAAACTGCACGCGTTTCTCAAGCACATCCGCAGCAACATCGACCTGCCGCTGACGGTCAAGATGCGCACCGGCTGGAGCCACGATGAACTCACCATCCACGAATGCGTGGATGCGGCCAAGCACGCCGGCTGCCAGTGGGTGGCCATCCACGGCCGAACCCGCGTGCAGGGCTACGGCGGCCTCGCCGATTGGGAACTGATTGCCGACGTCAAACGCAAAACGGACATCCCCATCATCGGCAACGGCGACATCCGGAGCGCCGACCGCGCACGCACGCTGCTCGAAGAAAGCGGCGTCGATGCGGTGATGATCGGACGCGGCGCGCTGCGCGATCCGTGGATTTTTAAAGAGTGCCTGGGCACGCTGGGCGAGACCTTGTCGCCGACGCCGCTGGAATTGCTCGAACGGTTTCACCAGTTGCTGCATCCGGTGTACGACACGCGGCGCACTGTGCTGTATCTCAGAAAGCTCGCGGTGTGGATGGCGTACGGCTATCCCGGCGCGGCGGCGTTTCGCGGTATGATGTTCCAGCTGCCGGCAGTGAAAGAGGTGTTGAAAGAGGGGGCGGTCTTTTTCCGGGGCGTGGCCGGTTTGCCGCGGCCCCGGTTCGACGAGGCGGAAGCGTTCATGATGGGTGGACACGGCTGA
- a CDS encoding TrmH family RNA methyltransferase, whose product MTDRKPFASSPDKRSPHRNAPPKKKHVPLKEREWTLCGWNACMRAFEQRPDGLLRLYYHKDRSKALYRIKQWCAKRKLPYRELDEESLNRAAAGVHHEGVVMVTAPLPVTTLYKFLEKPVPANWIGVAFDGVANTHNVGAVLRSCAYFGVRGVLLEKAQRPVAVASSTARTAEGALEVVPMYECADLSSGLRDLKSKNVFVIGTDPEAKDSLYDVEIPFPCVLVLGGEKEGLSKRVRDRCDKVVRIPGETAIQSLNVSVAAGVVLGEMHRRLHTPSHSHSKRKS is encoded by the coding sequence TTGACCGACCGCAAGCCGTTCGCATCCTCACCCGATAAACGATCCCCGCACCGCAACGCGCCGCCGAAGAAAAAACACGTGCCTTTGAAAGAGCGCGAATGGACGCTGTGCGGCTGGAACGCCTGCATGCGCGCCTTCGAGCAACGGCCGGACGGGTTGCTGCGCCTGTATTACCACAAGGACCGGTCGAAGGCGTTGTACCGCATCAAGCAATGGTGCGCCAAACGCAAACTGCCGTACCGCGAACTGGATGAAGAATCGCTCAACCGCGCCGCCGCAGGCGTGCACCATGAAGGCGTGGTGATGGTGACGGCGCCGCTGCCGGTGACCACGCTCTATAAGTTTCTGGAAAAACCTGTGCCCGCAAACTGGATCGGCGTCGCCTTCGACGGTGTGGCCAACACGCACAACGTCGGTGCGGTGTTGCGTTCCTGCGCTTATTTTGGCGTGCGGGGCGTGCTGCTGGAAAAAGCGCAACGTCCGGTGGCGGTGGCTTCGTCCACGGCGCGCACCGCGGAGGGTGCGCTGGAAGTGGTGCCGATGTACGAATGCGCGGACCTGTCTTCCGGCCTGCGCGACCTGAAAAGCAAGAACGTGTTCGTGATCGGCACCGACCCGGAAGCGAAAGATTCGCTTTATGACGTAGAGATTCCATTTCCCTGCGTGCTGGTATTGGGCGGCGAGAAGGAGGGGTTGTCCAAACGCGTGCGCGACCGCTGCGATAAAGTGGTGCGCATTCCCGGCGAGACCGCCATTCAATCGCTCAACGTGTCGGTGGCGGCGGGGGTGGTGCTGGGCGAGATGCACCGGCGGCTGCACACGCCGTCGCACTCCCATTCCAAACGGAAATCATGA
- a CDS encoding YqgE/AlgH family protein: MSEDSYGKGTFLIANPVLGDPNFSRTVVLLCDHNDEGSFGLVVNRKAGLMASDLFQQAEFLTGYDNEVFVGGPVQQSQVFYLVRSPQPIEGLDHICDGIHLGMSWEPLESVYLQLENPAENLRFYMGYSGWGGGQLAGEMEHRSWLTCDAKNDHIFGDPESNIWGRVVQSLGKEYEYLLTAPVDPRMN; the protein is encoded by the coding sequence ATGTCCGAAGACTCCTATGGCAAAGGCACTTTTTTAATCGCCAATCCGGTTCTGGGAGATCCCAACTTTTCGCGCACGGTGGTGTTGTTGTGCGACCATAACGACGAGGGGTCGTTCGGTCTGGTGGTCAACCGCAAGGCGGGGCTGATGGCCTCCGACCTGTTCCAGCAGGCGGAGTTTCTGACAGGCTACGACAACGAAGTGTTTGTGGGCGGGCCGGTGCAGCAGTCGCAGGTGTTTTACCTGGTGCGCTCGCCGCAGCCGATCGAAGGGCTGGATCACATCTGCGACGGCATTCATCTGGGTATGAGTTGGGAACCTCTGGAGAGCGTGTACCTGCAACTGGAGAACCCGGCGGAGAACCTGCGCTTTTACATGGGCTATTCGGGTTGGGGCGGCGGCCAGCTGGCAGGGGAGATGGAACACCGCAGTTGGTTGACCTGCGACGCGAAGAACGATCACATTTTCGGCGACCCGGAGAGCAACATCTGGGGCCGCGTGGTGCAGTCGCTCGGCAAGGAATACGAGTACCTGCTCACGGCGCCGGTTGACCCGCGCATGAATTGA
- the glyQ gene encoding glycine--tRNA ligase subunit alpha yields MHFQNVIMTLNAYWTSRGCVLHQPYDTEAGAGTFNPATFFRVLGPEPFRAAYVEPSRRPTDGRYGENPNRLQHYYQYQVILKPSPEDVQEQYLGSLRALGIDPLQHDIRFVEDDWESPTLGAWGLGWEVWLDGMEITQFTYFQQVGSLDLEPVTVELTYGLERITMYLQNIDNVYDLQWNDAFTYGDIHLETEKQFSRYNFEASSKERLFQWFDMYEAEAKALLEKDLVLPAYDYTLKCSHSFNLLDARGAISVTERTGFIGRVRKLARLCAEGYVRQREEMGFPLLRGASATPDSTLSKA; encoded by the coding sequence ATGCATTTCCAAAACGTCATCATGACCCTGAACGCATACTGGACCTCGCGCGGCTGCGTTCTACACCAACCGTATGATACCGAGGCCGGGGCGGGCACGTTCAATCCCGCCACCTTCTTCCGCGTTTTGGGACCGGAACCGTTCCGCGCGGCGTATGTCGAGCCGTCGCGCCGCCCCACCGACGGACGCTACGGCGAAAATCCCAACCGCCTGCAACACTATTATCAGTATCAAGTGATCCTGAAACCGTCGCCGGAAGATGTGCAGGAACAATATCTCGGCAGCCTGCGCGCGCTGGGGATCGATCCCTTGCAACACGACATCCGCTTCGTCGAAGACGACTGGGAATCGCCGACTCTGGGCGCGTGGGGACTGGGCTGGGAAGTGTGGCTGGACGGCATGGAGATCACGCAGTTCACGTATTTCCAGCAGGTGGGGAGTCTCGATCTCGAACCGGTGACGGTGGAGCTGACCTACGGGCTGGAACGCATCACCATGTACCTGCAGAACATCGACAACGTCTATGACCTGCAATGGAACGACGCGTTCACCTACGGCGACATCCATCTGGAAACGGAAAAGCAGTTTTCCCGCTACAACTTCGAGGCATCGAGCAAGGAACGCCTGTTCCAGTGGTTCGACATGTACGAGGCGGAAGCCAAGGCGCTGTTGGAAAAAGATCTCGTCCTGCCCGCCTACGACTACACCCTCAAGTGCTCGCACAGCTTCAACCTGCTGGATGCACGCGGCGCCATCAGCGTCACCGAGCGCACCGGTTTCATCGGCCGCGTGCGGAAACTGGCCCGCCTGTGCGCCGAAGGCTACGTCCGCCAACGCGAAGAAATGGGCTTCCCCCTGCTGCGCGGCGCATCGGCAACACCCGACTCAACGCTCTCGAAGGCATAA
- a CDS encoding lysylphosphatidylglycerol synthase transmembrane domain-containing protein, with product MKRSGQLIIGMLVAIAAVYYTVRNVSMRELMDSFSTVHYGYLMISMTMMILTYVARAVRWRVLLTPIKEVRTVELGSPLMVGFMAGVLPARAGELIRAFLLGKKMNLSFASALATIVVERLFDMVLLLLLFAWLLVFHADMLESNIAWSGIPIQTIAFQFGLASIALVVALVVFIYLLSFHYERGMKLVHWLIKPFPEALQYKLVQMVETFSQGLAVVRSMRLLIWIFLATALVWALVIMQYYPLYYAYDLNEKTLASTILLTVMICIFITILPTPAFLGSLNAGVLIALHEIMNEPEVAAVSFGFVAWGLNFLVVMVGGIYFILHDHISVKNLVEIEEEI from the coding sequence TTGAAGCGATCCGGTCAACTGATCATCGGCATGCTGGTGGCCATCGCCGCCGTGTACTACACCGTGCGCAATGTGTCCATGCGTGAACTCATGGACTCGTTCTCCACGGTGCATTACGGCTACCTGATGATTTCCATGACGATGATGATCCTGACCTACGTGGCGCGCGCCGTCCGCTGGCGCGTGTTGCTGACGCCCATCAAGGAAGTGCGGACGGTGGAGCTGGGTTCGCCGTTGATGGTCGGGTTCATGGCGGGGGTGCTGCCAGCCAGGGCGGGGGAACTGATCCGCGCCTTTCTGCTGGGCAAGAAAATGAACCTGTCGTTCGCCAGCGCGCTGGCCACCATCGTCGTCGAACGGTTGTTCGACATGGTGCTGCTGCTTTTGTTGTTCGCGTGGCTTTTGGTGTTTCACGCCGACATGCTGGAATCCAACATCGCCTGGTCGGGCATTCCGATTCAAACGATCGCGTTCCAGTTCGGGCTGGCCAGCATTGCCCTGGTGGTGGCGCTGGTGGTGTTCATCTACCTGCTGAGCTTTCATTACGAGCGCGGCATGAAGCTGGTGCACTGGCTCATCAAACCGTTTCCGGAAGCGTTGCAGTACAAGCTGGTGCAGATGGTGGAGACGTTCAGCCAGGGGCTGGCGGTGGTCAGAAGCATGCGTTTGCTGATCTGGATTTTTCTGGCGACGGCGCTGGTGTGGGCGCTGGTGATCATGCAGTATTACCCGTTGTATTACGCCTACGACCTCAATGAAAAAACCCTCGCCTCGACGATCCTGCTGACGGTGATGATCTGCATCTTCATCACCATCCTGCCGACGCCGGCGTTTCTGGGATCGCTCAATGCGGGAGTGCTGATCGCCCTGCACGAGATCATGAACGAGCCGGAAGTGGCGGCGGTCAGTTTCGGCTTCGTCGCGTGGGGCCTCAATTTTCTGGTGGTCATGGTGGGCGGCATCTACTTCATCCTGCACGACCACATCTCGGTCAAAAACCTCGTTGAAATCGAAGAAGAAATCTAA